A single region of the Salvia miltiorrhiza cultivar Shanhuang (shh) chromosome 8, IMPLAD_Smil_shh, whole genome shotgun sequence genome encodes:
- the LOC131000805 gene encoding ubiquitin-like-conjugating enzyme ATG10: MVESWDGTLSCTEFFVAASTFSEQWRKFNSSLPQWTWIPSPKRPWLSTNDQVGYLSLENVILPRLSEGAAHYSSDVAEKEECCSDCEDEVVDTAVVVLNDGPVEHRYDLHAVYSASYRVPVLYFRAYHSDGQPLLLDVIEKDIPIDSAQLLARAKWTFITQEEHPELRRPWYTLHPCGTSEWMKLLLSSDISAAQNRIPLEKYLLSWFSVVGQVFGIKLPFEMLNLVASQ; encoded by the exons ATGGTGGAATCTTGGGACGGCACCCTTTCTTGCACTGAGTTCTTCGTTGCAGCTTCCACTTTTTCGGAGCAGTGGCGGAAATTCAATTCATCTTTACCTCAATGGACATGGATTCCTTCCCCTAAACGGCCCTGGCTTTCCACTAATGATCAA GTGGGATACTTGTCCCTGGAAAATGTAATTCTTCCCAGGTTATCAGAG GGAGCTGCTCATTACAGCAGCGATGTGGCGGAGAAAGAAGAGTGCTGTAGTGATTGTGAAGATGAGGTCGTTGATACTGCTGTAGTT GTTCTCAATGATGGCCCTGTAGAACATCGCTACGACCTTCATGCAGTTTATAGTGCTTCCTACAGGGTTCCGGTGCTATATTTTCGTGCTTACCACAGTG ATGGGCAGCCTCTGCTGTTAGATGTCATTGAAAAAGATATCCCTATCGACTCAGCTCAACTGCTAGCTAGAGCCAAGTGGACATTCATAACTCAGGAG GAGCACCCTGAACTGAGGCGACCATGGTATACGTTGCATCCTTGTGGAACCAGTGAATGGATGAAGCTACTCCTAAGCAGCGACATTTCAGCTGCTCAAAACAGGATCCCTCTAGAAAAGTACCTGCTTTCGTGGTTCTCAGTAGTCGGGCAGGTTTTTGGTATTAAGCTTCCTTTTGAGATGTTGAATCTTGTTGCTTCACAGTGA
- the LOC131000806 gene encoding rhodanese-like domain-containing protein 4A, chloroplastic produces MESLSRCLSAFPPLLNPSIKPRKTTPKTHLFLLNCNPTLIETQIPNHQSSNTSTTAISPHNLSENPNSHKLVLLKPQFSLPFLGFTFPISCFASETTAALPTEEVPGRINLESILVSIDNFFNRYPFFVATVVFIWLVAIPLAEEYSQKYKFISAINAFKKLQDDPTAQLLDIRDDKSIASLGSPNLKILSKNTVQVRFREGDEEGFVKRVLKNFGEPANTTLCILDNFGGNSMKVAELLVKNGFKEAYAIRGGTMGKKGWQEIQETLLPPSVHIYPKKKSKGPKKLDTNGGIARVDETKDSLLNTASPASEEIKNTDFSSLSSSNKSEGGQKPLSPYPNYPDLKPPSSPSPTKPK; encoded by the exons atggAGTCTCTTTCCAGATGCCTCTCAGCTTTCCCACCATTATTAAACCCTTCTATAAAACCCCGGAAAACAACTCCAAAAACACATCTTTTCCTCCTAAATTGCAATCCCACACTTATCGAAACTCAAATCCCAAATCACCAATCAAGCAACACTTCAACAACCGCCATTTCCCCTCACAATTTGTCCGAAAATCCCAATTCCCACAAACTAGTACTCCTCAAACCCCAATTCTCATTGCCCTTTCTTGGATTCACATTCCCAATTTCTTGCTTCGCCTCTGAAACCACCGCCGCTCTCCCAACTGAAGAAGTTCCCGGCAGAATTAACTTGGAATCCATTTTGGTTTCGATCGACAACTTTTTCAACCGCTACCCTTTTTTTGTTGCCACAGTCGTTTTCATCTGGCTTGTTGCGATCCCTTTAGCTGAGGAGTATTCGCAGAAGTATAAGTTCATTTCCGCCATTAATGCATTCAAGAAGCTGCAGGATGACCCCACTGCCCAGTTGTTGGATATAAGGGACGATAAGAGCATTGCTTCTTTGGGCTCTCCCAATTTGAAAATATTGAGCAAGAATACAGTGCAGGTCAGATTTCGAGAAGGAGATGAAGAAGGTTTTGTGAAGAGGGTTCTCAAGAATTTTGGGGAGCCAGCTAACACCACTCTTTGTATCTTGGACAA CTTTGGTGGCAACTCTATGAAAGTGGCTGAGTTATTGGTGAAAAATGGTTTTAAAGAGGCGTATGCTATTCGGGGAGGAACCATGGGCAAGAAAGGATGGCAG GAGATACAAGAGACCCTCCTACCTCCTTCAGTACATATTTATCCGAAGAAAAAGAGCAAAGGGCCAAAAAAACTTGATACAAATGGAGGGATAGCACGAGTGGATGAAACTAAAGACTCATTGTTAAATACAGCTTCTCCTGCCAGTGAAGAAATCAAGAATACCGATTTTAGTTCCCTTAGTTCCTCTAACAAATCTGAAGGGGGTCAAAAGCCCCTGTCTCCATACCCAAAT TATCCGGATTTGAAACCTCCGTCTTCCCCAAGTCCAACGAAACCAAAGTGA